One window from the genome of Pelodictyon luteolum DSM 273 encodes:
- the rpe gene encoding ribulose-phosphate 3-epimerase has protein sequence MPSPSTLLAPSILSADLMHLGEALKTAEAAGADWIHCDIMDGNFVPNITFGPIVVQAIANNTTMVVDTHLMIADPDRYIEEFVKAGSHQVTVHQETCPHLHRTVQFIKSLGAKAGVSVNPATPVSTLEEILPDLDLVLIMSVNPGFGGQKFIPASIEKIKKLDAMRRKLNPELVIAVDGGITEENAEAVVLAGADALIAGTAFFRAADPAAAARKIKSASR, from the coding sequence ATGCCCTCACCTTCCACCCTACTGGCCCCGTCCATCCTGTCCGCCGACCTCATGCACCTCGGCGAGGCCCTCAAGACTGCAGAAGCTGCCGGTGCCGACTGGATACACTGCGACATCATGGACGGCAACTTCGTCCCCAACATCACCTTCGGGCCGATCGTCGTCCAGGCCATCGCCAATAACACCACGATGGTCGTCGATACCCATCTCATGATCGCCGACCCTGACCGCTACATCGAAGAGTTCGTCAAAGCCGGCTCGCACCAGGTGACCGTCCATCAGGAAACCTGCCCGCACCTGCACCGCACCGTCCAGTTCATCAAAAGCCTCGGGGCAAAAGCCGGCGTGTCGGTCAATCCCGCGACCCCTGTCTCGACGCTCGAAGAGATCCTCCCGGATCTCGACCTCGTCCTCATCATGTCGGTCAACCCCGGCTTCGGCGGACAGAAGTTCATCCCCGCATCTATCGAGAAAATCAAGAAGCTCGACGCCATGCGCCGCAAGCTCAACCCGGAGCTGGTCATTGCTGTTGACGGGGGAATCACCGAAGAGAATGCAGAAGCAGTGGTACTTGCGGGAGCCGATGCACTCATCGCCGGAACGGCGTTTTTCAGGGCGGCTGACCCTGCGGCCGCAGCCCGGAAAATCAAGAGCGCATCACGATAG
- the trpC gene encoding indole-3-glycerol phosphate synthase TrpC, with protein sequence MTYLAKILKEKRREVAAIKAERPLARYLELRSSLAPARGFQEALRGEDGRLRLIAEVKKASPSRGVIVHDFDPVRIALHYEEIGASALSVLTDRQFFQGSPDYLRAVSAAVRLPVLRKDFIVDESQIFESRLMGADAILLIVAALEPRQLRDYLQTASETGLDVLVEVHDRRELDTAAEEGATMIGVNNRNLKDFSVDPATSSDLRPFFPPDTIAVSESGLKTAGDIAHLRDAGFHAVLIGEGLQTSKELTGLTWPVSHSLS encoded by the coding sequence ATGACCTATCTTGCAAAGATCCTGAAAGAGAAGCGTCGTGAGGTCGCGGCCATAAAGGCTGAGCGCCCTCTTGCCCGTTACCTTGAGCTTCGCAGTTCGCTTGCTCCGGCCAGAGGCTTTCAGGAAGCGCTTCGGGGAGAGGACGGCAGGCTCCGCCTCATTGCTGAAGTCAAGAAAGCCTCTCCCTCAAGGGGAGTCATTGTCCATGATTTCGATCCGGTCCGGATCGCCCTCCACTACGAGGAGATCGGCGCTTCTGCACTGTCGGTTTTGACCGACAGGCAGTTCTTCCAGGGCTCCCCGGACTATCTCCGGGCGGTCTCGGCTGCTGTACGGCTTCCCGTGCTCCGCAAGGATTTCATTGTCGATGAATCGCAGATTTTCGAGTCGCGCCTTATGGGTGCTGACGCCATCCTTCTGATTGTTGCGGCCCTCGAGCCCCGGCAACTTCGCGACTACCTCCAGACGGCCTCTGAAACGGGGCTCGATGTGCTCGTTGAGGTGCATGACCGGCGGGAACTCGACACGGCGGCCGAAGAGGGTGCCACAATGATTGGCGTCAACAACCGCAACCTGAAGGACTTCAGCGTGGATCCCGCCACATCTTCTGACCTTCGTCCCTTTTTCCCACCTGACACTATCGCGGTGTCGGAGAGCGGCCTGAAAACGGCTGGCGACATCGCTCATTTGCGCGATGCCGGTTTCCATGCTGTGCTCATCGGAGAAGGCCTCCAGACGAGCAAAGAACTGACGGGCCTTACCTGGCCCGTCAGCCACTCCCTATCGTGA
- the carB gene encoding carbamoyl-phosphate synthase large subunit: MPKREDIKSILVIGAGPIVIGQACEFDYSGTQACRALKEDGYRVILVNSNPATIMTDIELADATYIEPITPEYVQKIIEREKPDALLPTMGGQTALNTAVSLAESGILERNGVELIGAKLRAIRKAENRELFSDAMKKLGLEMAKGFFVRNEKEARDALEEIGLPIIIRPSFTLGGTGGGFAETKSDYYEAVRRGLAESPIGEVLVEECLFGWKEFELEVIRDLADNVIIVCSIENVDPMGVHTGDSITVAPAQTLTDRQYQELRDASVRIIREIGVETGGSNIQFAIHPRTGRIVVIEMNPRVSRSSALASKATGFPIAKVAAKLAVGYTLDEILNDITKSTPASFEPAIDYCVVKIPRWDFEKFKNVDSRLGVQMKSVGEVMAFGRNFREALQKSLRGLEIGRAGLGSDGKDLMNVVDMTPQQKKFAKDDILEKIKIPRADRMFYLRYAFQAGATVDEIYQSTAIDPWFLDNIRQIVEFEEELRELASAG; the protein is encoded by the coding sequence GTGCCAAAGCGGGAAGACATCAAGTCCATTTTAGTGATCGGAGCCGGTCCGATCGTCATCGGTCAGGCCTGTGAGTTCGACTATTCGGGCACCCAGGCATGCCGGGCCCTGAAGGAGGACGGCTACCGGGTCATTCTGGTCAACAGCAACCCTGCGACCATCATGACCGATATCGAGCTGGCCGACGCCACCTATATCGAGCCGATCACACCGGAATATGTGCAGAAGATCATTGAGAGAGAGAAGCCCGATGCACTGCTTCCGACCATGGGCGGCCAGACGGCGCTCAACACGGCGGTGAGCCTTGCCGAGTCGGGGATCCTTGAGCGTAACGGTGTCGAGCTTATCGGCGCGAAGCTGCGGGCCATCCGCAAGGCGGAGAACCGGGAGCTTTTCAGCGACGCGATGAAGAAACTCGGCCTGGAAATGGCCAAGGGATTTTTTGTCCGCAATGAAAAAGAAGCCCGTGACGCCCTCGAGGAGATCGGCCTGCCGATCATCATCCGTCCTTCGTTTACGCTTGGCGGGACGGGCGGAGGGTTTGCCGAGACCAAGTCGGACTATTACGAGGCGGTACGGCGCGGTCTTGCCGAGAGCCCTATCGGCGAAGTGTTGGTCGAGGAGTGCCTGTTCGGCTGGAAGGAGTTCGAGCTTGAGGTCATCCGCGACCTTGCCGACAACGTGATCATCGTCTGCAGCATCGAAAACGTGGACCCGATGGGCGTGCATACCGGCGACAGCATCACGGTGGCTCCGGCCCAGACCCTGACCGACCGCCAGTACCAGGAGCTTCGCGACGCTTCGGTCCGAATCATCCGGGAGATCGGCGTGGAAACCGGCGGCAGCAACATCCAGTTCGCCATCCATCCCCGAACAGGCCGCATCGTCGTCATCGAGATGAACCCCCGTGTATCGCGCAGCTCGGCCCTGGCCTCGAAGGCGACGGGATTCCCGATCGCCAAGGTTGCCGCCAAGCTGGCCGTCGGCTACACGCTCGACGAGATTCTGAACGACATCACCAAGTCGACCCCTGCCAGCTTCGAGCCGGCAATCGACTATTGTGTGGTGAAGATTCCTCGCTGGGATTTCGAGAAGTTCAAAAACGTTGACTCCCGTCTCGGCGTGCAGATGAAGTCGGTCGGTGAGGTAATGGCGTTCGGACGCAATTTCCGCGAGGCGCTCCAGAAGTCGCTGCGCGGCCTTGAGATCGGACGTGCCGGGCTCGGTTCCGACGGCAAGGACCTGATGAACGTCGTCGACATGACACCGCAGCAGAAGAAGTTCGCCAAGGATGACATCCTCGAGAAAATCAAGATTCCGAGAGCCGACAGGATGTTCTACCTGCGCTATGCCTTCCAGGCCGGTGCGACCGTCGATGAAATCTACCAGTCCACGGCCATTGACCCATGGTTCCTTGACAACATCCGCCAGATTGTTGAATTTGAGGAAGAGCTGAGGGAACTGGCCTCAGCCGGATGA
- a CDS encoding Mov34/MPN/PAD-1 family protein, which translates to MKIPRRAFEIIQEQAFRELPQECCGLFAGIKNVDHRGNVENIIHEVAPCRNCLYHGRENGFEISHQEYSDVEREAKGLGFSIVGSYHSHINSPAVPSLHDVDFAKPGHTMLIISFSEGRPKEVTAWLRRESGGFHQEQIRVVE; encoded by the coding sequence ATGAAAATACCCCGCCGAGCTTTTGAAATCATCCAGGAACAGGCGTTCCGTGAACTTCCTCAGGAGTGCTGCGGGCTGTTTGCCGGAATAAAAAACGTCGATCATCGTGGCAATGTCGAGAACATCATCCATGAGGTGGCACCCTGTCGCAACTGCCTCTACCATGGCCGTGAGAACGGCTTCGAGATCTCCCATCAGGAATACTCCGACGTGGAGCGGGAGGCTAAAGGTCTCGGATTCTCCATCGTAGGTTCCTATCACTCCCACATCAACTCTCCCGCAGTACCTTCGCTGCACGATGTCGATTTCGCAAAGCCCGGTCACACCATGCTCATCATCTCTTTCTCGGAAGGTCGTCCGAAAGAGGTCACCGCATGGCTCCGCCGCGAGTCCGGCGGTTTCCATCAGGAGCAGATCCGCGTTGTGGAATGA
- the purD gene encoding phosphoribosylamine--glycine ligase, whose protein sequence is MKVLIIGSGAREHAMAWAASRNPGVEMVYAAPGNGGTAMMGGKVQNMPLKATDLQGLLRFALENAIDLTVVGPEQPLEAGVVDLFRDAGLRVVGPTRDAARLESSKVFAKDFMRRHSIPTAGYHVFGRKEDALSYLDGLPSGAWPQVLKASGLCGGKGVIIATDLQSARSAILEMFDDRVFGNAADEVVIEDFLKGEEASVFALTDGTSYRLFLPAQDHKRIGDGDTGKNTGGMGAYAPAPLVTAEVMRKVEERVIRPTLEGMKAEGYPFTGFLYVGLMIDGGEPSVVEYNARLGDPETQVVLPLLKSDFIDALMASVSGGLEEIAFDMHPGSAATVVMASGGYPDSFPTGIAVQIDSALSGMDECMLFHAGTAYLDGRLTTAGGRVFSVTALGPTLRESLDSAYRALGTISFAGACFRRDIGARAL, encoded by the coding sequence ATGAAGGTACTCATCATTGGAAGCGGCGCGCGCGAGCATGCTATGGCATGGGCGGCGTCACGGAACCCCGGGGTGGAGATGGTGTATGCCGCTCCCGGCAACGGCGGGACTGCCATGATGGGAGGCAAGGTGCAGAATATGCCCTTGAAGGCGACTGACCTTCAGGGGCTGCTCCGTTTTGCCCTTGAAAACGCCATCGATCTGACAGTCGTCGGCCCTGAGCAACCGCTCGAAGCCGGGGTCGTGGATCTCTTCCGGGACGCTGGTCTGAGGGTGGTGGGCCCGACCCGTGATGCCGCACGTCTCGAGAGCAGCAAGGTGTTTGCAAAAGATTTCATGCGCCGCCACAGCATCCCCACCGCAGGGTACCATGTGTTCGGCAGGAAGGAAGATGCGCTCTCTTACCTTGATGGCCTCCCGTCAGGGGCATGGCCTCAGGTGCTCAAAGCCAGCGGGCTCTGCGGCGGCAAAGGGGTTATTATCGCTACAGACCTCCAGAGCGCCCGCAGCGCGATTCTCGAGATGTTCGATGACCGCGTGTTCGGCAATGCTGCCGATGAGGTTGTTATAGAAGATTTCCTCAAAGGAGAGGAGGCCAGTGTGTTCGCACTGACAGACGGCACCTCCTACCGCCTCTTCCTTCCCGCTCAGGACCATAAACGGATCGGAGATGGTGATACCGGAAAGAACACCGGCGGCATGGGTGCCTATGCTCCGGCCCCGCTGGTCACTGCTGAGGTGATGCGGAAAGTAGAGGAAAGGGTCATCCGCCCGACCCTCGAGGGCATGAAGGCTGAAGGGTACCCGTTTACGGGGTTCCTCTATGTCGGCCTGATGATCGATGGCGGCGAGCCGTCGGTTGTCGAATACAACGCCAGGCTCGGCGATCCGGAGACCCAGGTGGTGCTTCCGCTGCTGAAAAGCGATTTTATCGACGCTCTTATGGCCAGCGTTTCGGGAGGGCTCGAAGAAATTGCGTTCGACATGCACCCCGGATCTGCAGCCACCGTCGTCATGGCTTCCGGGGGCTATCCCGACAGTTTTCCTACGGGTATTGCTGTGCAGATCGACAGCGCCCTTTCCGGGATGGATGAGTGCATGCTGTTCCACGCCGGTACGGCATACCTCGACGGCCGGCTTACCACGGCCGGTGGCAGGGTCTTTTCCGTTACCGCGCTCGGCCCCACCCTCCGTGAAAGTCTCGACTCGGCTTACCGGGCTCTTGGAACGATCAGTTTCGCGGGAGCCTGTTTCCGCCGGGACATCGGAGCCCGGGCCCTTTAA
- a CDS encoding lysophospholipid acyltransferase family protein → MALPAIISSRVLPAALRLLYRSLRLSVRPRGFSLPAPDESCIFAFWHGDMAVGWLFVRRLWPDRDASAVVSLSEDGSILSLALKRFGFRLIRGSSSKGGSEVRAAMQGALQRGNLVVLTPDGPRGPLHRFKYGTIRIASESGVPIIFARIGFTGGWQLKSWDRFIIPHPFSKVTLELHRLDVPRFDSEEKLRTYSELLSDRLGHA, encoded by the coding sequence ATGGCCCTCCCAGCGATCATTTCCAGCCGCGTCCTGCCCGCTGCCCTCCGCCTCCTTTACCGTAGCCTCCGGCTGTCGGTCCGGCCCCGCGGCTTCAGCCTGCCGGCACCCGATGAGTCCTGCATTTTCGCATTCTGGCATGGGGATATGGCCGTGGGATGGCTGTTCGTGCGAAGGCTATGGCCTGACAGAGATGCATCGGCAGTCGTGAGCCTGTCGGAAGACGGAAGCATCCTCTCCCTTGCCCTCAAGCGCTTCGGGTTCCGGCTCATCCGTGGATCAAGTTCGAAAGGGGGAAGCGAAGTCCGCGCCGCCATGCAGGGTGCCCTGCAACGCGGCAACCTCGTCGTCCTCACCCCAGACGGCCCGAGAGGCCCCCTGCACCGATTCAAATACGGAACCATCCGCATCGCCTCAGAGTCGGGCGTGCCGATCATCTTCGCCCGCATCGGCTTTACCGGGGGATGGCAGCTGAAGAGCTGGGACCGCTTCATCATTCCCCACCCGTTCTCGAAGGTCACACTTGAACTGCACCGCCTGGATGTGCCGCGATTTGACTCCGAGGAAAAGCTCAGAACATATTCCGAACTGCTTTCCGACCGCCTTGGCCATGCATGA
- the lpxK gene encoding tetraacyldisaccharide 4'-kinase: protein MHERRLNILLRPAALLYGLVAAVRNALFDRGMLKAWKSPIPVVSIGNLTAGGTGKTPLVDWVLKYYLSIGCRPAVVSRGYGRRSKGVQLVSDGRNILLGSTRSGDETAMLAANNPEAVVVVAEQRSEGVQFIMERFRGERPDVIILDDAFQHRQLARDLDIVVINSREPFAAAKMLPEGRLREPKSGIGRADVAVLSKITDESKADAIEAELTGSVALVARTRVVIGELSPFGPKGRSTAPHPDPAGLKALAFAGIASPASFVESLMKKGVHVVEQRFFRDHEPYTLNNFLPLVEEARRKGLTLVTTEKDRYRLEGEPGLLEKTEGVGCCCLNIATGFTRGAEKLQEMLKAVVRD, encoded by the coding sequence ATGCATGAGCGCAGACTGAACATCCTCCTCCGGCCAGCCGCACTGCTCTACGGACTCGTTGCGGCCGTGCGCAACGCCCTCTTCGACAGGGGTATGCTGAAGGCGTGGAAATCGCCGATTCCCGTGGTCTCCATCGGCAACCTGACTGCCGGAGGAACAGGCAAAACACCGCTTGTCGACTGGGTCCTGAAATACTACCTCTCCATCGGATGCCGGCCGGCCGTCGTCTCCCGGGGCTACGGGCGCCGCTCGAAAGGGGTACAGCTCGTCTCCGACGGACGGAACATACTCCTCGGGAGCACCCGGTCAGGAGATGAAACCGCCATGCTCGCCGCCAATAACCCTGAAGCCGTGGTCGTGGTCGCAGAACAGCGAAGCGAAGGGGTGCAGTTCATCATGGAACGGTTCCGGGGCGAACGGCCCGACGTCATCATCCTTGACGATGCATTCCAGCACCGCCAGCTGGCGCGGGATCTCGACATCGTCGTCATCAACTCCCGTGAGCCCTTTGCCGCGGCGAAAATGCTCCCCGAAGGACGGTTGCGCGAACCGAAAAGCGGCATCGGGAGAGCTGATGTCGCGGTGCTCTCAAAAATCACCGATGAATCGAAGGCGGACGCCATCGAAGCGGAACTGACAGGTAGCGTGGCCCTCGTTGCAAGAACCCGGGTGGTCATCGGAGAACTCTCCCCCTTCGGCCCTAAAGGCCGGTCAACGGCGCCCCATCCCGATCCCGCAGGACTCAAGGCGCTGGCCTTCGCCGGCATCGCATCGCCCGCATCGTTCGTCGAAAGCCTGATGAAAAAGGGAGTGCATGTTGTGGAGCAGCGCTTTTTCCGGGACCATGAGCCCTACACGCTGAACAACTTCCTGCCGCTTGTAGAGGAGGCCCGCCGGAAGGGGCTCACGCTCGTCACGACGGAAAAAGACCGCTACCGCCTGGAGGGGGAACCCGGTCTGCTCGAAAAAACGGAAGGGGTTGGGTGCTGCTGCCTGAACATTGCGACCGGCTTCACAAGGGGAGCGGAGAAACTGCAGGAAATGCTCAAGGCCGTAGTCCGGGATTGA
- a CDS encoding hydrolase, which translates to MITPEETLLLVIDVQGRLAQSVHGSDGVVAAIGRMIRASRILEVPVLVTEQYPKGLGRTVDALMELLPGAQPVEKLSFSCCGNEGFMERLRAFGRNDILLAGMETHVCVYQTAVELLDFGYNVHLLTDAVSSRTEENRALGIRCIEKAGGALSSTEMAMFELLREAGTDRFKAVSAILKEA; encoded by the coding sequence ATGATTACTCCTGAAGAAACCCTTCTGCTTGTCATTGATGTGCAGGGTCGGCTTGCCCAGAGCGTACACGGTTCCGACGGCGTTGTCGCTGCCATCGGGCGCATGATCCGCGCATCCCGGATTCTTGAGGTGCCCGTGCTGGTCACGGAGCAGTATCCCAAGGGTCTGGGCCGTACGGTGGACGCCCTCATGGAACTGCTGCCCGGAGCGCAACCGGTCGAGAAGCTCTCCTTCAGCTGCTGCGGCAATGAAGGGTTCATGGAGCGCCTTCGGGCGTTCGGCCGCAACGACATCCTGCTTGCCGGCATGGAGACACATGTGTGCGTGTACCAGACGGCGGTTGAACTGCTTGATTTCGGCTATAATGTCCATCTCCTGACCGATGCGGTCTCATCGAGGACCGAAGAGAACCGGGCGCTTGGCATCCGATGCATCGAAAAGGCTGGCGGTGCGCTCTCCAGCACTGAAATGGCCATGTTCGAGCTCCTGCGTGAAGCCGGCACCGACCGTTTCAAGGCGGTTTCCGCCATCCTGAAAGAGGCGTAG
- a CDS encoding methyltransferase family protein, giving the protein MSNEIRTKNTLPKGKRGEHLVAIQFLLIFTFILLPDWPLAAMAGTPPLFRWAALILFWSTAATFGGLGSHTLKEVLTPLPYPVEHSRLITTGIYGLVRHPLYSSQLFLAAGWTIFTMSASHLLFTGLGFLFFSYKASREERWLTARHPDYTAYAKRVKKFIPFIY; this is encoded by the coding sequence ATGTCGAACGAAATCAGAACAAAAAATACACTGCCAAAAGGAAAACGCGGAGAGCATCTCGTCGCTATCCAGTTCCTCCTGATCTTCACCTTCATCCTCCTTCCCGATTGGCCGCTGGCGGCCATGGCAGGGACGCCGCCGCTTTTCAGGTGGGCGGCACTCATCCTCTTCTGGAGCACGGCCGCAACCTTCGGGGGGCTCGGCTCACATACTCTGAAGGAGGTCCTCACCCCGCTCCCCTATCCAGTTGAGCACAGCCGTCTCATCACCACCGGGATCTATGGCCTCGTCCGCCACCCGCTTTACTCGAGCCAGCTATTTCTCGCTGCAGGCTGGACCATCTTCACCATGAGTGCCTCACACCTTCTCTTCACCGGCCTCGGGTTCCTCTTTTTCAGCTACAAGGCCTCACGTGAAGAGCGCTGGCTGACAGCGCGGCACCCGGACTACACCGCCTATGCCAAACGGGTAAAGAAATTCATCCCCTTCATCTACTGA
- a CDS encoding fibrobacter succinogenes major paralogous domain-containing protein produces the protein MRVFLAALFFVAGCVEKRGGELQGVPLGGMEWSASNLDIERYRNGDPVPEARTEAEWHEAASRGDGAWCRYEGEEGGAVGCGRLYNWHTVHDPRGLAPAGWHVATEDEWDRLALVPGGLRSLGILSTGIRNCLGAFYGHGVSACFWTADSSGAFEAWDREVASRDPERLVRVSVARSLGLSVRCVRDRPAQ, from the coding sequence ATGAGGGTTTTCCTCGCGGCTCTCTTCTTTGTCGCCGGTTGCGTGGAAAAGAGGGGCGGGGAGTTGCAGGGTGTGCCGCTCGGCGGCATGGAGTGGAGTGCCTCCAATCTGGACATTGAGAGGTACCGGAACGGGGACCCGGTCCCGGAAGCCCGGACTGAGGCGGAGTGGCACGAGGCAGCCAGCAGGGGCGACGGTGCATGGTGCCGTTACGAAGGCGAAGAGGGGGGGGCTGTCGGGTGCGGGCGGCTCTACAACTGGCATACGGTCCATGACCCCCGCGGACTTGCACCGGCCGGGTGGCATGTCGCGACGGAGGATGAGTGGGACCGGCTTGCCCTGGTGCCTGGAGGCCTTCGTTCACTCGGCATTCTTTCCACTGGAATAAGAAACTGCCTGGGCGCGTTTTACGGGCACGGGGTTTCAGCCTGTTTCTGGACTGCGGACTCTTCGGGTGCATTCGAGGCATGGGACAGAGAGGTTGCCTCCCGGGATCCGGAGCGGCTGGTCAGGGTCAGCGTCGCCCGGAGTCTCGGCTTATCGGTGCGCTGCGTTCGGGACCGGCCGGCTCAGTAG
- the elbB gene encoding isoprenoid biosynthesis glyoxalase ElbB, whose protein sequence is MKKRIGVILSGCGHLDGSEIQEAVLTLLAIDRAGAEAVCLAPDIPQHHVVNHRTGKEEEGAVRNVLDESARIARGEITDLKRFDTLHLDALVIPGGYGAAKNLSTYAVKGPECTIDPGVEHAVRSFHDEGKPLGFICIAPAIAACVLGSRKPELTIGNDPATAADLESMGARHVECTVNNAHVWHEGKVVSTPAYMLGPSISEVAKGIDRLIQAVLELA, encoded by the coding sequence ATGAAAAAACGAATTGGCGTCATCCTCTCCGGATGCGGACACCTTGACGGATCGGAAATCCAGGAAGCCGTCCTCACACTTCTGGCAATCGATCGGGCGGGAGCCGAAGCGGTCTGTCTTGCCCCCGATATTCCCCAGCACCATGTCGTCAACCACCGGACCGGCAAGGAAGAGGAGGGAGCAGTGCGCAACGTGCTCGACGAATCCGCCCGCATCGCCCGTGGAGAGATCACCGACCTCAAACGTTTCGACACCCTCCATCTCGATGCACTCGTGATCCCCGGAGGATACGGTGCAGCCAAAAACCTCTCGACCTACGCCGTCAAGGGCCCGGAGTGCACCATCGATCCCGGTGTCGAGCACGCCGTGCGAAGCTTCCATGATGAGGGCAAACCCCTCGGCTTCATCTGCATCGCTCCGGCCATCGCCGCATGCGTGCTCGGCAGCCGGAAACCGGAACTCACCATTGGCAACGATCCTGCCACTGCGGCCGACCTTGAATCGATGGGGGCACGGCACGTCGAATGCACGGTCAATAACGCCCATGTCTGGCACGAGGGCAAGGTGGTGAGCACCCCCGCCTACATGCTCGGGCCCTCGATCTCGGAAGTAGCCAAAGGCATCGACCGGCTGATCCAGGCGGTGCTTGAGCTAGCTTGA
- a CDS encoding ABC transporter permease — translation MDIELAVIFFQILRIAVPYVLTSVGAVFSERGGVVNLALEGLILAGAFAASAGMHLTGSAAAGVAAAILAGLAVALFFAFLTVTLGADQIVSGIALNILMMGGTRFGLVLLYGSAMNSERIAGFGAASVLLDPLFLTAVAVVPAAQYLLFHTPYGLRLRAAGEDAAATDSAGVSVPVMRYSGVLISGVFAALGGAFLVFQQHTFTDSMSAGRGYMALAAMIIGRWNPLGAALASLFFASAESMEIWTQGGWLPSQVVQSMPYALTLLVLAGFGKHSRPPREVGVPFRKGGASS, via the coding sequence ATGGATATCGAGTTAGCCGTCATATTTTTTCAAATCCTGCGCATTGCCGTGCCCTATGTTCTGACCTCCGTCGGGGCGGTATTTTCGGAGCGTGGCGGGGTGGTGAATCTGGCTCTTGAAGGGCTGATTCTGGCCGGTGCGTTTGCGGCTTCGGCCGGCATGCACCTTACCGGTTCGGCTGCTGCCGGGGTTGCGGCAGCCATTCTGGCAGGCCTTGCCGTTGCCCTGTTTTTTGCTTTCCTTACCGTAACCCTCGGGGCGGATCAGATCGTTTCCGGCATCGCCTTGAACATCCTCATGATGGGCGGGACCCGCTTCGGACTCGTGCTGCTTTACGGCAGCGCCATGAACTCCGAACGCATCGCCGGGTTCGGTGCCGCTTCCGTCCTCCTTGACCCCCTTTTCCTCACGGCAGTCGCCGTGGTTCCAGCAGCACAGTATCTGCTGTTCCATACTCCCTACGGCCTCCGGCTGCGTGCGGCCGGTGAGGACGCTGCCGCAACGGACAGCGCAGGGGTAAGCGTGCCGGTTATGCGGTATTCAGGGGTGCTGATATCTGGTGTCTTTGCGGCACTCGGCGGGGCGTTTCTTGTCTTCCAGCAGCATACTTTCACCGATTCCATGTCGGCGGGGCGCGGGTACATGGCGCTTGCAGCCATGATCATCGGGCGGTGGAATCCTCTTGGCGCGGCCCTGGCGAGCCTCTTTTTCGCTTCGGCCGAATCCATGGAAATCTGGACCCAGGGCGGCTGGCTGCCCTCACAGGTGGTGCAGTCCATGCCCTATGCGCTCACCCTCCTGGTGCTTGCCGGGTTCGGCAAACATTCCCGCCCTCCGCGTGAGGTTGGCGTGCCGTTCAGGAAAGGCGGGGCTTCAAGCTAG